From Cervus elaphus chromosome 25, mCerEla1.1, whole genome shotgun sequence, one genomic window encodes:
- the LOC122683484 gene encoding uncharacterized protein LOC122683484: protein MAPEIGGLVEKQTNKHPGSRLLSPLSHSSHSLSTRANLGRALDLRGPLAQGQETGTKVPGQMAGSRAWNAQLPGRPRPASSPAPHPRRPPPRELRASAHESPCRSGFRVPAHPHLPRRAASRKAKLVASKGKNDSSEGSRTLEKHLQGVLWALCAKPGRHSSGEDEDGHGRGHEVGGRRSLARDRRAAGQVRRELDPSIVVTRRGHLQYERAILDW from the exons ATGGCCCCAGAAATTGGTGGTTtggttgaaaaacaaacaaacaaacaccctgGCTCCCGTCTGCTCTCACCTCTCTCTCACTCCAGCCACAGTCTCTCCACACGCGCCAACTTGGGACGGGCTCTCGACCTTCGTGGTCCCCTGGCGCAAGGTCAGGAAACAGGGACCAAGGTCCCGGGGCAGATGGCTGGGTCGAGGGCCTGGAACGCCCAGCTGCCCGGGCGTCCTCGCCCCGCTtcttcccctgctccccacccccggcGGCCACCTCCCCGCGAGCTGCGCGCTTCCGCGCACGAGTCGCCGTGCCGCTCGGGATTCAGGGTCCCAGCGCACCCACATCTCCCGCGGCGCGCGGCGAGCAGAAAAGCGAAACTTGTTGCTTCCAAAGGGAAAAACGATTCTTCTGAAGGTAGCAGAACGCTTGAAAAGCATCTCCAAGGCGTCCTCTGGGCTTTATGTGCTAAGCCAG GCAGGCACAGCAGCGGGGAAGACGAGGATGGACACGGTCGCGGACACGAAGTCGGTGGCCGGAGGAGCCTCGCCAGGGACCGCCGAGCTGCGGGGCAGGTTCGAAGGGAACTTGACCCTTCGATCGTGGTAACACGCCGAGGTCATTTGCAGTATGAACGTGCTATATTGGACTGGTGA